TAACTTTGTATTTAAATGTGATCGTTATGAAGATGTGAATGTAAGATCTGATTATAAGGTCACGAATCCATGGCTGCAATGCAAGTAATTATAAAGTCGTAGGCTCGGGAGTCATATACAAAGCACTCCCGGTTTAGATAATGCAATTTATTTCCTATAATCGTAGCATCTTTATTTCATTCTTACTAGAAAGGATATTTTCCATtcgattttattgtttagtttgAGTCGTCTGTAAGCTGAATAAAATCGCGTGATCTTGAAAGCACTCTGTCCCTTAAATGTATCAATAGCTTTAtttaactgacttcaaaaaGAGGAGGTTAGTGTATTTTTCTTCACCAATGTTTCATTGTCTATTCGTGAAAGCTCAACACTCGCTTCACGTGATGTAAAATGTCGTCTCACCGTATGAAAcacttttatattaaataatctagtctactattatgtacctacttacttcgtaataaaattaatgtctcGCTTATTTCATAGAATTCGacgaatatttttgttgacCATCAAATGGGAACTTATATTTCATGTTACTGGGGAAGGGTAATTATCtcatatttgaatttatttttagtttttgttttatgtcttTGTCcgttttgtattattaatgaaattatttgacATTAAGAGGTTTCTAAAACCATAAGGTTATTTCCTTACTGTTTAGATTTTCATAGAATAGTGAGAGGTACAAGTTACAGTAAAACTTCTTTTGGATCATTTTTAATCACATtaatgtagataatattatgttgcTGTCCATGTTCCTAAATGCTTTGTTTTATCGCATATCATAATATTACAAAGtatttaactaattaatatgTAACATTGATTTGATCTCAGATAGTCAGGTGTCAAAAAATTtcgtatttttcaaaattttatactAAATGTTACAAGTGTCCTCATCAATAGTTTTGTGTAATGTAAATCTGCTTCGTTTTAAAAACTTAGCAAATTGAATTTCTTTATGTGTATTAAAATCTGAcctttaaattgatttttatttaatctacCCAAACCCAAAAAgtataatagtatttatttccatttatgtATAAATCAACATTCTATTTGTTTTCATACTATTTAAATACTTGGACCCTATTCAAATACTGATAAGTGTTACAAAGCAAAATCCTTAAATAATtgcaaagtaatttttattatctcaacaaaaatataaaaattgaagcCTTAGCCTAAAAGTTTTGATCTTATGAAGGTGTTTCCGGACCCACTTGTTTCTGAagtgtttgtttaatttgttcAGTGACTTGAAACTTGGGCCCATGTCCAGGAATAATCCAGTCTGCTAAATCAGCAACTTTTGACCTGTTCTTCATTTGTTGCACTGGGTCCTCACTTCCTGCTTCCAGCCATATGTTTGGATTTTCAATATCTTCAAACCTTTCAAATAGATCTCCTGAGAAAAATGAGtatttattaaacataaaaaataggGGAAAATATGGTTGATTCTTACTACTATGGTTTAAATATGGTTATTAATTTTTACCAGCAATAGCTATGGTTCCTGATGGTTTAGATGTTACAATCACAGTAACATCAGATAATGTATGGCCAGGAGTTGGGATTACTTTGACATTTTCATCTATTTTGAAATCTTCACCTGAAATGtggaaaatatacattttgttacagacattacacaatatttgtgtataagtataaatataagGTTCTCAAATTACCTTTATCAAAAGGATGCATGTGGTATTCATCTTGAAAAGATACACTGAACCCAACTATGTGTTTTGCC
The window above is part of the Helicoverpa armigera isolate CAAS_96S chromosome 3, ASM3070526v1, whole genome shotgun sequence genome. Proteins encoded here:
- the LOC110383778 gene encoding metallo-beta-lactamase domain-containing protein 1 translates to MTEVITLYDGYSVMTGKDRMSANCSCTLVKGVNNIVVDTMTAWDSQKIISALDRNNVKPENINYVVSTHGHSDHIGNNNLFLMAKHIVGFSVSFQDEYHMHPFDKGEDFKIDENVKVIPTPGHTLSDVTVIVTSKPSGTIAIAGDLFERFEDIENPNIWLEAGSEDPVQQMKNRSKVADLADWIIPGHGPKFQVTEQIKQTLQKQVGPETPS